One genomic region from Macaca mulatta isolate MMU2019108-1 chromosome 20, T2T-MMU8v2.0, whole genome shotgun sequence encodes:
- the LOC707412 gene encoding liver carboxylesterase 1 isoform X11, translating to MVWIHGGGLRMGAASTYDGLALAAHENVVVVTIQYRLGIWGFFSTGDEHSRGNWGHLDQLAALRWVQDNIASFGGNPGSVTIFGESAGGESVSVLVLSPLAKNLFHRAISESGVALTAVLVKKGDVKPLAEKFAIAAGCQTITSAVMVHCLRQKTEEELLETTLKTMFFSLDLHGDPRESHPLFTTVIDGLLLPKTPEELQAERKFNTVPYMVGINKQEFGWNLPTSMGYPLSEGKLDQKTAMSLLWKSYPLVYIAKELIPEAIEKYLGGTDDPVKKKDLFLDLIADVMFCVPSVIVARHHRDAGVPTYMYEFQYRPSFSSDMKPKMVIGDHGDELFSVFGAPFLKEGASEEEIRLSKMVMKFWANFARNGNPNGEGLPHWPEYNQKEGYLQIGANTQAAQKLKDKEVAFWTKLFAKMAVEKPPQTEHIEL from the exons ATGGTGTGGATCCATGGAGGGGGGCTGAGGATGGGTGCGGCATCAACCTATGATGGGCTGGCCCTTGCTGCCCATGAAAACGTGGTGGTGGTGACCATTCAATACCGCCTGGGCATCTGGGGATTCTTCAG CACAGGGGATGAACACAGCCGGGGGAACTGGGGTCACCTGGACCAGCTGGCTGCCCTGCGCTGGGTCCAGGACAACATTGCCAGCTTTGGAGGGAACCCAGGCTCTGTGACCATCTTTGGAGAGTCAGCAGGAGGAGAAAGTGTCTCTGTTCTT GTTTTGTCTCCATTGGCAAAGAATCTCTTCCACCGGGCCATTTCTGAGAGTGGCGTGGCCCTCACTGCTGTTCTGGTGAAGAAAGGTGATGTCAAGCCCTTGGCTGAG AAATTTGCCATCGCTGCTGGATGTCAAACCATCACCTCAGCTGTCATGGTTCACTGCCTGCGACAGAAGACGGAAGAGGAGCTCTTGGAGACGACATTGAAAACG ATGTTCTTCTCCCTGGATTTACATGGAGACCCCAGAGAG AGTCACCCTTTGTTTACCACCGTGATTGATGGGCTGCTGCTGCCGAAAACACCTGAAGAGCTTCAAGCTGAAAGGAAGTTCAACACTGTCCCCTACATGGTCGGAATTAACAAGCAAGAATTTGGCTGGAATCTTCCAACG tcgaTGGGCTATCCACTCTCCGAAGGGAAACTGGACCAGAAGACAGCCATGTCACTCTTGTGGAAGTCCTATCCCCTTGTT TACATTGCTAAGGAACTGATTCCAGAAGCCATTGAGAAATACTTAGGAGGAACAGATGACCCTGTCAAAAAGAAAGACCTGTTCCTGGACCTGATAGCAGATGTGATGTTTTGTGTCCCGTCTGTGATTGTGGCCCGGCACCACAGAG ATGCTGGAGTGCCCACCTACATGTATGAGTTTCAGTATCGTCCAAGCTTCTCATCAGACATGAAACCCAAGATGGTGATAGGAGACCACGGGGACGAGCTCTTCTCTGTCTTTGGGGccccatttttaaaag AGGGTGCCTCAGAAGAAGAGATCAGACTTAGCAAGATGGTGATGAAATTCTGGGCCAACTTTGCTCGCAATGG AAACCCCAATGGGGAAGGGCTGCCCCACTGGCCAGAGTACAACCAGAAGGAAGGGTACCTGCAGATTGGTGCCAACACCCAGGCGGCCCAGAAGCTGAAGGACAAGGAAGTGGCTTTCTGGACCAAACTCTTTGCCAAGATGGCAGTGGAGAAGCCACCCCAGACGGAACACATTGAGCTATGA